A region of Panicum virgatum strain AP13 chromosome 8N, P.virgatum_v5, whole genome shotgun sequence DNA encodes the following proteins:
- the LOC120685701 gene encoding LOW QUALITY PROTEIN: probable NAD kinase 2, chloroplastic (The sequence of the model RefSeq protein was modified relative to this genomic sequence to represent the inferred CDS: deleted 1 base in 1 codon), protein MLDVCAPHGPVKLPAASVAGARVAWVAAGRWWWRPAAGAAAARHGVAARASSFGSRIGLDSQNFHTRDLSQLLWVGPVPGDIAEIEAYCRIFRAAEQLHTAVMSALCDPETGECPVRYDVESEDLPVLEDKVAAFLGCMLALLNRGRNEVLSGRSSVASAFQGSEDSASDRIPPLALFRGDMKRCCESMQVALASYLGPSEPRGLDVWRKLQRLKNACYDAGFPRADGCPCPTLFANWFPVYYSTASDDSGTEELEVAFWRGGQVSEEGLAWLLEKGFKTIVDLREEDVKDDLYLSAVQEAATSGKIDVVNMPVEIGTAPSAEQIQQFAALVSDGAKKPIYLHSQEGVSRTSAMVSRWKQYVTRSERLAIQNRSLNGNGKLLINDKTEQHTGSPSSSTNGTKNGTPVESDRTMDNGQSCEIVDIETARHNLEVTNALPNDQSTEQSEMPSTRSELLSNFTLESNPLKAQFPTCDVFSRKEMTNFFRSKKVYPKSVLNSRRRSSSSLVSRRRQNLSVEHNGAIGYEAAEFTVSKSSNGTSCDNDYIRSVASGITNGKPSNNGASTLVEEKEREVSVVTVDTRASASSSNGNAHVASQKSAEKNGAPYLERNKSDPVDGNMCASATGVVRLQSRRKAEMFLVRTDGFSCTREKVTESSLAFTHPSTQQQMLMWKSPPRTVLLLKKLGDELMEEAKEVASFLHHQEKMNVLVEPDVHDIFARIPGYGFVQTFYTQDTSDLHERVDFVTCLGGDGVILHASNLFRTSVPPVVSFNLGSLGFLTSHNFEGFRQDLRAVIHGNNTLGVYITLRMRLRCEIFRNGKAMPGKVFDVLNEVVVDRGSNPYLSKIECYEHNHLITKVQGDGVIVATPTGSTAYSTAAGGSMVHPNVPCMLFTPICPHSLSFRPVILPDSARLELKIPDDARSNAWVSFDGKRRQQLSRGDSVHISMSQHPLPTVNKSDQTGDWFRSLIRCLNWNERLDQKAL, encoded by the exons ATGCTCGACGTCTGCGCGCCCCACGGGCCTGTAAAGCTCCCGGCCGCGTCTGTCGCCGGGGCGCGGGTCGCCTGGGTCGCCGCCggaaggtggtggtggcgccCCGCGGCGggtgcggccgcggcgcgccatGGCGTCGCCGCGCGGGCGTCGTCCTTCGGTTCCCGGATCGGGCTGGACTCCCAG AATTTTCACACAAGGGACCTGTCCCAGTTGTTGTGGGTCGGTCCGGTGCCTGGCGacattgcagagattgaggccTACTGCCGCATATTCCGTGCTGCCGAGCAGCTCCACACTGCGGTCATGTCGGCGCTCTGTGACCCAGAGACAGGCGAGTGCCCTGTGCGCTATGATGTGGAATCAGAGGACCTGCCAGTGCTGGAAGACAAGGTTGCTGCCTTCCTCGGCTGCATGCTGGCATTGCTGAACCGGGGAAGGAATGAAGTGTTGTCAGGGCGGTCGAGCGTTGCAAGTGCGTTCCAGGGATCTGAGGACAGCGCCTCAGATAGGATCCCGCCGCTCGCCTTGTTCCGTGGAGACATGAAGCGGTGCTGTGAGAGTATGCAGGTTGCGCTTGCTAGCTACCTTGGACCAAGTGAGCCCAGGGGTTTGGACGTATGGAGGAAGCTGCAGAGATTGAAGAATGCTTGTTATGATGCCGGTTTCCCGAGGGCTGATGGTTGCCCCTGTCCAACATTGTTTGCGAATTGGTTTCCTGTGTACTATTCGACTGCATCAGATGATTCAGGGACAGAAGAGTTAGAGGTTGCATTTTGGAGGGGAGGACAAGTCAGTGAGGAAGGACTGGCATGGCTACTAGAAAAGGGATTCAAAACTATTGTCGACCTCCGGGAAGAAGATGTGAAAGATGATTTGTACCTCTCAGCGGTTCAGGAAGCTGCCACATCTGGGAAGATAGATGTGGTAAATATGCCGGTTGAGATTGGAACTGCACCCTCAGCTGAACAGATTCAGCAATTTGCAGCACTTGTGTCAGATGGCGCAAAGAAGCCCATTTATCTTCATAGCCAAGAAGGTGTTTCTAGGACCTCTGCAATGGTCTCAAGATGGAAACAGTATGTTACTCGTTCAGAGAGATTGGCCATCCAAAATCGCTCTCTAAATGGGAATGGTAAACTCCTGATAAATGACAAGACAGAGCAGCACACAGGCAGCCCAAGTTCCTCCACAAATGGAACTAAAAATGGTACACCAGTGGAATCTGATAGGACCATGGACAATGGCCAATCATGTGAGATAGTAGACATTGAAACAGCTCGTCATAATCTGGAGGTCACTAATGCCCTTCCTAATGATCAAAGCACTGAGCAAAGTGAAATGCCTAGCACTAGATCAGAACTCCTGTCAAACTTCACGCTGGAGAGTAAC CCCCTCAAAGCACAATTTCCTACTTGCGATGTTTTCTCTAGAAAAGAGATGACCAACTTTTTTAGAAGCAAAAAGGTTTATCCAAAATCTGTCCTGAACTCTAGGAGACGATCAAGTAGCTCGCTGGTCTCAAGGAGAAGACAAAATCTCAGTGTAGAGCATAATGGAGCCATTGGCTATGAAGCAGCAGAGTTTACAGTTTCGAAAAGTTCAAATGGGACATCTTGTGACAATGATTATATTCGATCAGTTGCTTCAGGTATTACTAATGGAAAGCCATCCAACAATGGAGCCTCCACATTAGTTGAGGAAAAGGAAAGGGAAGTCTCAGTTGTTACTGTTGATACTAGAGCATCTGCCAGCAGTTCTAATGGGAATGCTCATGTTGCATCACAAAAGTCCGCTGAAAAGAACGGTGCCCCTTATCTGGAGAGAAACAAATCAGATCCTGTTGATGGAAATATGTGTGCCTCTGCAACTGGTGTTGTTAGACTTCAGTCGAGAAGAAAAGCAGAGATGTTTCTAGTACGTACTGATGGATTTTCTTGCACTAGAGAAAAAGTAACAGAATCATCTTTGGCTTTTACGCATCCTAGCACCCAGCAACAGATGCTTATGTGGAAATCTCCTCCAAGGACTGTCTTACTTTTGAAGAAATTAGGTGACGAACTCATGGAAGAGGCTAAAGAG GTTGCTTCATTTCTGCATCATCAAGAAAAGATGAATGTTCTTGTGGAACCTGATGTTCACGATATATTTGCTAGAATTCCTGGTTATGGTTTTGTGCAAACCTTCTATACTCAAGATACCAG TGACCTGCACGAGAGAGTTGATTTTGTCACGTGCTTGGGTGGTGATGGAGTCATTTTGCATGCATCAAACTTATTTAGAACTTCTGTACCACCTGTTGTCTCATTCAATCTCGGATCTCTTGGATTCTTGACTTCACACAAT TTCGAAGGTTTCAGACAAGACTTGAGAGCTGTCATCCATGGGAACAATACACTTGGAGTTTATATAACCCTTAGAATGCGTCTAAGATGTGAGATCTTTCGCAATGGAAAAGCAATGCCCGGAAAAGTGTTTGATGTGCTAAATGAAGTCGTCGTTGATCGGGGTTCTAATCCATACCTGTCAAAAATTGAATGTTACGAGCATAACCACCTTATCACTAAG GTGCAAGGAGATGGTGTGATAGTAGCAACACCAACTGGCAGTACGGCATACTCTACTGCAGCAGGGGGGTCAATG GTCCATCCAAATGTCCCATGCATGTTGTTTACTCCAATCTGCCCTCACTCGCTGTCATTTAGACCTGTCATCCTTCCGGATTCCGCACGTCTCGAATTAAAG ATACCGGATGATGCCAGAAGTAATGCCTGGGTATCGTTTGATGGCAAGAGAAGGCAGCAATTGTCAAGAGGAGACTCTGTTCATATATCCATGAGCCAGCACCCGCTCCCAACTGTTAATAAATCTGACCAAACTGGTGACTGGTTCCGCAGCCTGATCAGGTGTCTCAACTGGAACGAGAGATTAGACCAGAAGGCGCTATAG